CGGTGAAACGATTAAGACGTTATTTAATGAAAGTAATGTATTGCGCATTTTTTTATCTTTAATTGATACAATACCAATCGCACCAAGTGTTCCAATAACAGTTGCAATTAAACCAGATAAAAGCGCTACAATGACTGTATTCAGTAAAATAACGATAAGGCGCGAATCCTCGAACACCGCTTGGTAATGCTCCCAAGTGAATGATTCGAAGTTGTTCATGTTGCCGCCACTGTTGAAGGAATAAAAAATTAAGTAAAGAATTGGCGCATAAAGTACGACGAATACAAACGCTAAATACGCTTTAGACATAGCTGATAATTTTTTCATTATGCGCGGCCTCCTTTAGATTTGTCTCGTGTGAATAACATAGTTAAAACCATGAATAAAATTAAGAATACCGCGATTGTTGAACCCATGCCCCAGTTTTGAGAAACTAAGAATTGCTGCTCGATTGCTGTACCTAGTGTAATCACTTTGTTACCCGCGATTAAGCGTGTAATCATGAATAGAGATAACGCAGGAATGAATGTTACTTGAATTCCTGATTTTACGCCATCAATTGTTAATGGGAAAATCACGCGGCGGAATGTTGTCCAAGCATTTGCCCCAAGGTCGCGTGCTGCGTATACAAGCGATGGATTCATTTTATCTAATGAGTTGAAAATCGGAATAATCATAAACGGAATGAAAATATAAACCGATACGAAAATAAAACTGAAATCTGTAAATAAAATTTGCTGTGGATCAAAACCAAATACTTCTATCATTGCATTGATTGGACCATATAAACCGAAGATCCCGATAAATGCATACGTTTTTAATAGTAAGTTAATCCAAGACGGAATAATGATTAACATTAACCATAATTGTTTGTGCTTTGTTTTTGTTAATAAGTAAGCAGTAGGGTAGGCGAATAATAATGTAAACAACGTAATTAAAAACGCATACCAGAAACTACTTAACGTCATTTTTAAATAAACAGGTGTGAAGAACTTCGCATAGTTGGCAAGTGTGAAGTCACCGTTTAAATCAAGTAATGAATAATAAACGATTAAAGCAATTGGCGCGATTACGAATAAAAGTATCCAGAATAAATAAGGAATTAACGGTCCTTTAGATGCTTTGTTATTCATGGTCTTCAACCTCATATGCTTCTAAACGTTTGTCGAAATCTTCTTCTGTTTCATTTAAGCGCATTACATGAATTGCTTCAGGATCAAAATCTAAGCCGATTTCTTCGCCAACCTCTGCTTTTTTCAGTGAGTGTACTAACCATTCATTACCGTCTTTATCGTACGTTGATAGCTCGTAGTGAACCCCTCGGAATAGCTGTGTATCAACAGTTACAACTAATTTGCCTTTTTCAGGTGTTGTGATTTCTAAATCTTCTGGACGGATTACCACATCGATTTTTTCGTTTGGTTTCATCCCACCATCGACACATTCAAATTCCTTACCAGCGAATTTTACCTTGTAGTCTTCAATCATGATACCGTCAACGATGTTTGACTCACCGATGAAATCCGCAACAAAGCGGTTAATTGGCTCGTCATAAATGTCTACCGGTGTACCTGATTGTTTAATTTCGCCATGAGAAAGAACGAAAATTTCGTCGCTCATTGCTAACGCTTCTTCTTGGTCATGCGTAACGAAGATGAATGTTTTACCGAGACGCTGTTGTAGCTCGCGCAGTTCATACTGCATTTCTGTACGTAATTTTAAGTCTAATGCTGATAATGGCTCATCTAATAAAATTACATCTGGGTCGTTTACAATCGCACGTGCAATGGCAACACGTTGACGCTGACCACCTGACATTTCTGAAATTTCACGGTTGCCATAGCCTGCTAAGTTGACGAATTTTAATGCTTCTTGTACGCGTTCTTTCACCTCTGCTTCTTTTACCTTTTTAATACGTAAGCCGAATGCTACGTTTTCAAAAACGTTTAAGTGAGGGAATAATGCGTAATCTTGGAACACGGTATTTACTTGTCGCTCGTTTGCAGGCACATCATTAATACGTTTGTCATTGAAGAACACATCGCCTGTTGTCGCGTCAGTAAAGCCCGCAATAATACGTAAAATGGTTGTTTTCCCACAACCAGATGGCCCAAGTAATGTGTAAAACTTTCCACGTTCTAACTCAAAATTAATATTTTTTAATACAACCGTACCGTCATTGTATGATTTTGTAACATTTTCAAAACGAATAATCGTGTTATCCATGTAAGTAGCCTCCTAAGTTATAAATAAGATTGCGTTGCGACTAACAGTAATTTGGTAATACCATTGTGCGCATTAAAAATTTGGTGATTAGAAGATGCCTCATAGTAAACGGCATTTCCTTCACTGGCGATATATTCATTGCTGCCAAGTACAACACGAATTCGGCCGTTTAATACATAAATGAAGGTTTCCGCCAATGAAGGCTCAAACGCTTTGAACTCCGCATCCTTTTGTAACGTGATAAAAACAGGTTCCATTTCTTTTTCATTGGATGTAGGGATTAGCCACTCGATTTCGTATTTTTTATCGTGGTCAATAAAACTCGTTTGGTCATCCTTTGTAAAGACAATTTTTTCGTTTTCTTGCTCGTCATCAAAAAAGTCACGTGGTGAACAGCCTAGCACTTCTAATAAGTTGAATAATGTTTCGATTGAAGGGGAGTTTAAATCGCGCTCCAGTTGAGATATATAGCCTTTAG
This portion of the Solibacillus daqui genome encodes:
- a CDS encoding helix-turn-helix domain-containing protein encodes the protein MQIGTKIKALRLKKGLTQEELGERTDLTKGYISQLERDLNSPSIETLFNLLEVLGCSPRDFFDDEQENEKIVFTKDDQTSFIDHDKKYEIEWLIPTSNEKEMEPVFITLQKDAEFKAFEPSLAETFIYVLNGRIRVVLGSNEYIASEGNAVYYEASSNHQIFNAHNGITKLLLVATQSYL
- a CDS encoding ABC transporter permease gives rise to the protein MNNKASKGPLIPYLFWILLFVIAPIALIVYYSLLDLNGDFTLANYAKFFTPVYLKMTLSSFWYAFLITLFTLLFAYPTAYLLTKTKHKQLWLMLIIIPSWINLLLKTYAFIGIFGLYGPINAMIEVFGFDPQQILFTDFSFIFVSVYIFIPFMIIPIFNSLDKMNPSLVYAARDLGANAWTTFRRVIFPLTIDGVKSGIQVTFIPALSLFMITRLIAGNKVITLGTAIEQQFLVSQNWGMGSTIAVFLILFMVLTMLFTRDKSKGGRA
- a CDS encoding ABC transporter ATP-binding protein; amino-acid sequence: MDNTIIRFENVTKSYNDGTVVLKNINFELERGKFYTLLGPSGCGKTTILRIIAGFTDATTGDVFFNDKRINDVPANERQVNTVFQDYALFPHLNVFENVAFGLRIKKVKEAEVKERVQEALKFVNLAGYGNREISEMSGGQRQRVAIARAIVNDPDVILLDEPLSALDLKLRTEMQYELRELQQRLGKTFIFVTHDQEEALAMSDEIFVLSHGEIKQSGTPVDIYDEPINRFVADFIGESNIVDGIMIEDYKVKFAGKEFECVDGGMKPNEKIDVVIRPEDLEITTPEKGKLVVTVDTQLFRGVHYELSTYDKDGNEWLVHSLKKAEVGEEIGLDFDPEAIHVMRLNETEEDFDKRLEAYEVEDHE